The Ascaphus truei isolate aAscTru1 unplaced genomic scaffold, aAscTru1.hap1 HAP1_SCAFFOLD_2321, whole genome shotgun sequence genome includes a region encoding these proteins:
- the LOC142477778 gene encoding uncharacterized protein LOC142477778, giving the protein METDWIEEWQCEEAPKRRRKRRQKRRQKRRRVKQAWAEEHSDEELDARIKVSRFRRNTMVVPFGLQDDEVGYEAGYEVGYEADYEVDDEAGYEVDEVGYEADDEAGFKEDEADDKWGDEAGFKEDELDDKWGDEAGFKEDEVDDKWGDEAGFKEDEVDNKCGDEVEYERCGGTCCFPFLRRGRRSRVQVPEGSGRGNRGILGALRRWFDRRRGR; this is encoded by the exons ATGGAGACTGactgg atcgaAGAATGGCAATGCGAAGAGGCGCCGAAAAGAAGACGGAAAAGAAGACAGAAAAGAAGACAGAAAAGAAGACGGGTGAAgcag gcatgggcggaggAGCACAGTGACGAGGAGCTAGACGCAAGAATCAAAGTTTCACGG ttCCGGAGAAACACGATGGTGGTGCCCTTTGGGCTACAGGACGACGAGGTGGgctacgaggcgggctacgaggtgGGCTACGAGGCGGACTACGAGGtggacgacgaggcgggctacgaggtgGACGAGgtgggctacgaggcggacgacgaggcgggctTCAAGGAGGACGAAGCGGACGACAAGTGGGGTGACGAGGCGGGCTTCAAGGAGGACGAATTGGACGACAAGTGGGGTGACGAGGCGGGCTTCAAGGAGGACGAAGTGGACGACAAGTGGGGTGACGAGGCGGGCTTCAAGGAGGACGAAGTGGACAACAAGTGTGGTGACGAGGtggaatacgagaggtgtggagggACGTGCTGCTTCCCCTTTCTCAGGCGGGGGAGGAGATCCAGGGTGCAGGTACCAGAGGGGTCAGGGCGTGGAAACAGGGGTATTCTTGGGGCCCTGAGAAgatggtttgaccgcaggagaggcagataa